The following coding sequences lie in one Candidatus Nitrospira allomarina genomic window:
- a CDS encoding FMN-binding protein, which produces MFHRILNIAIFGSLLLAYAPQPSNAENDQIWDNELKRYLTPQEMVQEDVYLTPEEAAKLTLPDSDSIRLEVITLNENQKRIIEERIGWQFPESTFDCYIGETNGRIDGWAFVQHTIGKHKPMTYMVGVDPDGEITNVEVLVYRESRGSEVGKKRFNYQYQGKTIDDPIRINRDVINISGATMSVRSMSAGVKRALVLAHELYLQSQSQSPPINTASRANKGFLESLLGF; this is translated from the coding sequence ATGTTTCATCGAATCTTAAACATCGCTATTTTCGGGAGTCTTTTACTGGCGTATGCCCCTCAACCCTCCAATGCCGAAAATGACCAGATCTGGGATAATGAATTGAAGCGGTATTTGACTCCACAGGAAATGGTTCAGGAAGACGTTTACCTGACACCGGAAGAGGCTGCTAAATTAACACTTCCTGATTCCGATTCCATCCGCTTAGAGGTCATCACCCTCAACGAAAACCAGAAACGAATTATCGAAGAGCGAATCGGATGGCAATTTCCGGAATCGACCTTTGATTGTTATATTGGAGAAACGAATGGAAGGATCGATGGATGGGCTTTTGTCCAACATACCATCGGTAAGCATAAGCCGATGACCTATATGGTTGGCGTTGACCCCGATGGAGAAATCACCAACGTTGAAGTATTGGTCTACCGGGAATCACGGGGGAGCGAAGTTGGAAAGAAACGCTTTAATTACCAATACCAAGGAAAAACGATTGACGACCCCATTCGGATTAACCGGGATGTCATCAACATTTCCGGCGCCACCATGTCCGTGCGATCCATGAGTGCCGGCGTTAAACGCGCCCTCGTCCTGGCCCATGAACTTTATCTGCAATCCCAGAGTCAAAGCCCCCCCATCAATACAGCCAGTCGAGCGAACAAAGGTTTTTTAGAGTCCCTGCTGGGGTTCTAA
- a CDS encoding DUF3576 domain-containing protein, translating into MIVDRYMACPIDSVWNSSLETLRAYPVTKKDKSNGVIETGWRVEYVEGAKYGLFQREGMGDKERSQLTLTLRPLDSNAVRLQIAERRQHWGFRGGARLYDWYPVEPSQQAVNLILNNLTEKLEAEGCFIES; encoded by the coding sequence ATGATTGTCGATCGATACATGGCCTGTCCAATTGATTCCGTATGGAATTCCTCCCTTGAAACCCTCAGGGCCTATCCCGTGACTAAGAAAGACAAGTCCAACGGGGTGATCGAAACCGGATGGCGGGTGGAATATGTGGAAGGCGCTAAGTATGGCCTTTTCCAACGGGAAGGCATGGGGGACAAGGAGCGATCGCAACTGACCCTGACCCTGAGGCCCCTCGATTCCAATGCCGTGCGACTCCAAATTGCCGAACGGCGGCAACATTGGGGATTCCGTGGGGGCGCCAGGCTTTATGATTGGTATCCGGTCGAACCATCACAACAAGCCGTGAATCTCATTTTAAACAACTTAACCGAAAAACTTGAGGCTGAAGGATGTTTCATCGAATCTTAA
- a CDS encoding porin yields MKKFTIGVLMALSVFSISPAFSASGDEALTPAQQEAVRQAVQDYLQGQGTPEAARPPMPQPGTAPDPPDSGKNLQDLGAIKGKRQKADSSMQGSGGLIYARPFVSSPKAIVGGYMDIEYFNRANQGNSYFDQHRLVPFIYGDISERVKFAAEIEFEHGTNDIKVEFATIDYLVQEPFNVRAGIILVPLGKFNLLHDAPLRDLTERPLVNQRIIPTTLHQPGVGAYGTFYPTALSKLDYEFYVTNGFTNAFGGNGNPNNTSNINQTNGIRSARSDSTSFDNNNGKSIMGRVAFSPVLGVEVGGSGFYGNYGTNKDDQLAIWALDWTFQRGPFELIGESAWAYVKDNDLNQDGTRNGNPRRMQGYYIQGNYHFLPEFLTRMAPTFFKQEVSTFTAVVRWEQMNLGQDLNDNTEAGKLGEWQRWTFGLNFRPTEDTVFKADFQYTPVGRSGNERIHDTAFVASMATYF; encoded by the coding sequence ATGAAAAAGTTCACAATCGGGGTCCTCATGGCCCTCTCTGTGTTTTCAATTTCTCCGGCCTTCTCCGCTTCAGGTGATGAAGCACTGACGCCGGCTCAACAGGAAGCGGTTCGGCAAGCAGTCCAAGACTATCTGCAAGGACAAGGGACCCCAGAGGCAGCCAGGCCACCGATGCCCCAACCAGGAACCGCCCCGGACCCACCAGATTCTGGGAAAAACCTTCAGGACCTTGGCGCCATTAAAGGGAAGCGTCAAAAAGCCGATTCCTCCATGCAAGGGTCAGGAGGTCTGATCTATGCCCGTCCATTCGTCTCTTCTCCCAAGGCCATCGTCGGCGGTTACATGGACATCGAATACTTCAACCGGGCCAATCAAGGAAACAGTTATTTTGATCAACACCGGTTGGTACCCTTCATATACGGGGACATCAGCGAGCGTGTGAAATTCGCGGCGGAAATTGAATTCGAGCATGGAACCAACGACATAAAGGTGGAATTTGCCACTATCGACTATCTTGTACAAGAACCCTTTAATGTGCGGGCGGGCATCATCCTGGTTCCTCTTGGAAAATTCAATCTCCTGCATGACGCCCCACTCCGTGATCTCACCGAACGGCCACTCGTGAACCAACGGATTATCCCGACAACGCTTCACCAACCTGGTGTTGGAGCCTACGGCACATTCTATCCCACGGCTCTCTCAAAGCTGGATTACGAATTCTACGTCACCAACGGATTCACCAATGCCTTTGGAGGGAATGGAAATCCTAATAACACGTCGAATATCAATCAAACAAACGGAATACGCAGTGCGAGATCAGATAGTACGAGCTTTGACAATAACAACGGCAAATCCATCATGGGACGTGTCGCGTTCAGCCCCGTTTTGGGGGTGGAAGTTGGTGGTTCCGGATTTTACGGGAATTATGGCACGAATAAGGATGACCAATTGGCCATTTGGGCTCTGGATTGGACCTTCCAACGAGGCCCATTTGAACTCATCGGGGAAAGTGCGTGGGCTTACGTCAAGGACAATGACCTCAATCAAGACGGAACCCGGAACGGCAATCCACGCAGAATGCAAGGGTATTACATACAAGGAAATTACCATTTCCTTCCGGAATTTTTAACCAGAATGGCCCCCACCTTCTTCAAACAGGAGGTCTCTACATTCACTGCTGTAGTCCGCTGGGAACAAATGAATCTGGGACAGGACTTAAATGATAACACCGAAGCCGGGAAATTGGGGGAATGGCAGCGCTGGACCTTCGGCCTAAACTTCCGTCCCACCGAAGATACGGTCTTTAAAGCCGACTTCCAATACACTCCGGTCGGTCGAAGTGGGAATGAACGTATACACGACACGGCGTTCGTGGCATCCATGGCCACGTATTTCTAA
- a CDS encoding FAD:protein FMN transferase, producing the protein MGRLQNILGLCFLILFLAGCQGTPHLVKRSQMLMGTVVFVTAVGADERIAQRAVKAGLDEIRRLEELLSTWIPTSELSQVNAAAGRESIQVSQETFEVLTRSLEVAKLTQGGFNIALGPAVNAWDVSREGHVPSQEDLEALRPQIELSNVQLDETTRSVWLRRPGMSIDVGGIGKGYAADLAARVMRTAGATAGVVALSGDIKTFGRMPDTQRFVFGIQHPRKEQGHVLGRIELEDEAVSTAGDYQRYFMKDGVRFHHILDPKTLYPAQGCQSVTVIAKDGVMADGLDTGIFVMGPDQGMALIESLPDVEGVIVNQEGTVFVSSGLKNRLSLEP; encoded by the coding sequence ATGGGGCGACTGCAGAATATCCTTGGACTCTGCTTTTTGATTCTCTTCCTGGCGGGCTGCCAGGGCACGCCTCACTTGGTGAAGCGCAGTCAGATGCTGATGGGAACCGTGGTGTTTGTCACGGCGGTTGGAGCAGATGAGAGGATTGCGCAGAGGGCGGTTAAAGCGGGGCTTGATGAAATCCGGCGATTAGAAGAGTTGCTGAGCACCTGGATTCCAACCAGTGAATTATCACAGGTAAATGCTGCGGCGGGACGGGAATCCATACAGGTGAGTCAGGAAACCTTTGAAGTCCTCACGCGATCGCTGGAGGTGGCGAAACTCACGCAGGGAGGGTTCAATATCGCCCTTGGTCCGGCGGTGAATGCATGGGATGTCAGTCGGGAAGGGCATGTTCCGTCCCAGGAAGATCTGGAAGCGCTTCGCCCGCAAATAGAGTTATCAAACGTGCAATTGGATGAAACAACGCGAAGTGTGTGGTTGAGGCGTCCTGGAATGTCCATTGATGTTGGAGGGATCGGGAAAGGGTATGCGGCCGATCTCGCTGCCCGAGTGATGCGTACGGCAGGCGCGACGGCAGGCGTGGTTGCTTTGTCGGGGGATATTAAGACCTTCGGACGGATGCCGGATACGCAACGCTTCGTGTTTGGTATCCAGCATCCCCGAAAGGAGCAGGGTCACGTTTTAGGGCGGATTGAGTTGGAAGATGAAGCGGTCTCCACTGCGGGAGATTATCAACGGTATTTTATGAAAGACGGGGTTCGCTTTCACCATATCCTTGATCCCAAGACCCTTTATCCGGCTCAGGGTTGTCAAAGTGTCACAGTCATAGCCAAGGATGGTGTCATGGCCGATGGGTTGGACACCGGCATATTTGTCATGGGTCCTGACCAGGGAATGGCCCTCATTGAGTCTTTGCCGGATGTTGAAGGAGTGATTGTCAATCAGGAAGGCACCGTGTTTGTCTCATCGGGTCTGAAGAACCGCTTAAGCCTCGAGCCGTAA
- a CDS encoding Spy/CpxP family protein refolding chaperone produces the protein MTITGNTTHKRMIPLWSGVLSLILGFPAMGLATGYGGDAHHPSGSSTSPHGAGAYGHGQVHHGTSMSGGYGTGGSAHKSGHGPHQSASEFIEHILKFKEGMALTEDQVTKLQTIKTDFEKNKIKMKADMQLTSLDLHELLRNDQGDLGAVESKLKSLYEIRAGLYLASVKAGRDAKAVLTDEQRSRMKAVHDRINAHQDGGMTKGHPGGYSHHSKDKQG, from the coding sequence ATGACCATTACCGGCAACACCACACACAAACGAATGATTCCACTCTGGTCCGGTGTCTTGTCCTTAATTCTAGGATTCCCTGCTATGGGATTAGCTACGGGATATGGAGGAGATGCGCACCACCCATCCGGGTCCAGCACATCCCCCCACGGAGCAGGAGCCTATGGCCATGGCCAGGTTCATCATGGCACGAGCATGTCGGGAGGCTATGGCACAGGAGGAAGTGCCCACAAATCAGGACATGGGCCTCATCAAAGTGCCTCTGAATTTATCGAACACATATTGAAATTCAAAGAAGGCATGGCCCTTACCGAGGATCAGGTCACCAAACTTCAGACGATTAAAACCGATTTCGAAAAAAACAAAATTAAAATGAAAGCTGACATGCAATTGACCAGCTTGGATTTGCACGAATTATTGCGGAATGACCAAGGGGACTTGGGCGCTGTTGAATCGAAGCTAAAGAGTCTCTATGAGATTCGTGCAGGCCTTTACCTGGCATCAGTAAAAGCCGGGCGGGACGCCAAGGCCGTATTAACGGACGAGCAACGCTCCCGCATGAAAGCGGTCCATGATCGCATCAATGCCCATCAGGATGGCGGAATGACGAAAGGTCATCCAGGCGGGTATTCCCACCATTCCAAGGACAAACAAGGCTAA
- a CDS encoding Fur family transcriptional regulator encodes MSKPVKELETLKNHLQKNSLKLTRQRELILTTFLKMEHVTAEQLYHILAKKDPHIGLATIYRTLKLFCETDLAQERHFGSQTQFDNVSHKGHHDHLICTSCGKIVEFQNCQIENLQEEVARKNGFIIQTHKLELYGLCNTCQKD; translated from the coding sequence ATGTCTAAACCGGTCAAAGAACTCGAAACACTCAAGAATCATCTCCAAAAAAACAGCCTCAAACTGACTCGTCAACGCGAGTTAATTCTGACGACCTTTCTCAAAATGGAGCATGTCACTGCCGAGCAGTTATATCATATCCTCGCCAAAAAAGACCCGCATATTGGCCTGGCCACTATCTATCGCACGCTCAAATTGTTCTGTGAAACCGACCTGGCACAGGAACGCCATTTCGGCTCACAAACGCAATTCGATAATGTGTCTCATAAGGGTCATCATGATCACCTCATTTGCACCTCCTGCGGAAAAATAGTCGAATTTCAAAATTGCCAAATCGAAAATTTACAAGAAGAGGTGGCGAGAAAAAACGGCTTTATCATTCAAACTCATAAGCTGGAACTGTACGGTCTTTGCAATACCTGCCAAAAGGACTGA
- a CDS encoding ComEA family DNA-binding protein — protein MRLHLQQVSVFMFALVLSVGLLFPMSWAEATVNKIDINTASLEQLEAVKGVGQDIAHNILAYKKDHGAFKSFDDLGKVKGVGKVRLEALRDTFTVGSTASPEEASSTK, from the coding sequence GTGAGGCTTCATTTACAACAAGTTTCGGTCTTCATGTTTGCTCTGGTTCTTTCCGTTGGCCTGTTGTTCCCCATGTCCTGGGCAGAAGCTACCGTGAACAAGATTGACATTAACACTGCCAGTCTTGAACAACTCGAAGCCGTCAAAGGCGTGGGACAGGATATCGCCCACAACATCCTCGCCTACAAAAAAGATCATGGCGCCTTTAAATCATTCGATGATCTGGGGAAAGTGAAGGGCGTGGGGAAGGTCAGACTGGAAGCGCTACGGGATACCTTTACCGTCGGCTCAACAGCTTCTCCTGAAGAAGCCTCGTCCACCAAGTAA
- a CDS encoding carboxypeptidase M32 → MSADVALDPLKQTLRQIHHLHDAAAVLSWDQETYMPPGGGAVRAEQLATLQTLAHDQFVSPEMESLLGTFVDLSTGTLHSQHASAMDEPSQALLRETWRDFSRAKKLPSAFVNQLERECSLAQQVWAEARKTNDFQRFLPNLQRVVKLKQQEADYLGYADSPYNALLDTYEPGSTVAQLRPLFATLRTELIRLLDHIRQSPVQPNTQLLTQSYEHTPQMDFGRLVLKHMGYDFQHGRLDLSEHPFTTAFHPTDVRVTTRVFETDLPSCLFSCIHEGGHGLYEQGLPAKQYGTPLGEAISLGIHESQSRLWENCVGRSRAFWQYFYPKLQEVFPTQLGQVSAEDFYLAINRVAPSFIRVEADELTYNLHIMVRFEIELDIIEGRLYVDDLPEIWNAKIQEYLGIAPSSDAEGVLQDVHWSFGTFGYFPTYTLGNLYAAMLFQQAHKDLPDLDQAISQGNLLPLKGWLNDKVHRWGRQYTAADLITRVTGQALTPEPFIQDLRQKFGTLYQFPTTVPPSSPQ, encoded by the coding sequence ATGTCCGCTGACGTTGCTCTTGATCCCCTGAAACAGACCTTGCGACAGATCCATCACCTGCATGATGCCGCAGCCGTGCTCTCCTGGGATCAGGAGACCTATATGCCTCCAGGAGGAGGAGCGGTTCGCGCGGAGCAACTGGCCACTCTTCAAACGCTGGCCCATGACCAGTTTGTTTCGCCTGAGATGGAATCCCTGCTTGGAACGTTTGTGGATCTCTCCACCGGCACGCTTCATTCTCAGCATGCGTCCGCCATGGACGAACCCTCGCAAGCTCTTCTTCGCGAGACCTGGCGGGACTTTTCCCGTGCGAAAAAATTGCCGTCGGCCTTCGTCAACCAGCTTGAGCGGGAATGTTCTTTGGCGCAACAAGTATGGGCGGAGGCCAGGAAGACGAATGACTTCCAACGGTTTCTGCCGAATCTGCAACGAGTCGTGAAACTCAAGCAACAAGAGGCGGACTATTTGGGTTACGCGGATTCTCCCTATAATGCGTTACTCGACACCTACGAACCGGGATCGACCGTGGCCCAATTACGTCCACTCTTTGCCACCTTGCGGACGGAGCTGATTCGTTTGCTGGACCACATACGACAGTCCCCTGTCCAACCCAATACCCAACTCCTGACACAATCGTATGAGCACACCCCACAGATGGACTTTGGCCGGCTTGTGCTCAAGCACATGGGCTATGATTTTCAACATGGACGCCTGGATTTGTCGGAGCATCCGTTTACGACGGCGTTTCATCCAACCGATGTGCGGGTGACTACCCGCGTCTTCGAAACGGATCTCCCCTCCTGCCTCTTTAGCTGTATCCACGAAGGAGGGCATGGCCTCTACGAACAAGGGTTACCCGCAAAACAATATGGCACTCCATTGGGTGAAGCCATTTCTCTGGGTATTCATGAAAGCCAATCCCGTTTATGGGAAAATTGCGTAGGACGGTCTCGCGCGTTTTGGCAATATTTTTACCCGAAACTTCAAGAGGTGTTTCCCACACAGTTGGGGCAAGTCAGTGCAGAAGATTTCTATCTGGCGATCAACCGGGTGGCCCCGTCGTTTATTCGGGTCGAAGCCGATGAACTGACGTACAACCTGCACATCATGGTGCGATTTGAAATTGAGCTGGATATCATTGAAGGCCGTTTGTACGTTGATGATCTGCCGGAAATCTGGAATGCCAAAATTCAGGAATACCTGGGGATCGCGCCTTCCTCCGATGCAGAGGGTGTGCTGCAGGACGTGCACTGGTCCTTTGGGACCTTTGGCTATTTCCCCACATATACGCTTGGGAATCTGTATGCGGCCATGCTATTTCAGCAGGCACACAAGGATCTTCCGGACCTCGACCAGGCCATCAGCCAAGGTAACTTGCTTCCATTGAAAGGCTGGCTGAATGATAAGGTGCATCGTTGGGGACGACAGTATACGGCAGCCGATTTAATCACCCGTGTGACTGGGCAGGCCCTGACTCCTGAACCCTTTATTCAAGACCTCAGACAGAAATTCGGCACCTTGTATCAATTTCCGACAACCGTTCCTCCGTCTTCACCTCAATAA
- a CDS encoding O-methyltransferase: MKSLVLPDIEAYAEAHSLPESEVCRRLREETYRNMDCPQMVVGPLEGAFLKVMALSVGARRVLEIGTFTGYSALCMAECLPDDGMVITCDIDPDSTAMAKRYWAQSAHGTKIHLRLGPALETMATVTGTFDLIFIDADKANYVNYFRQALELISDHGVILIDNVLWNGDVLTHPAPDTNTAAIQELNRVVHAEPRVSAVLLTIRDGIFLIKPQSFLRGNRQTQQQVQQ; this comes from the coding sequence ATGAAATCCTTGGTGCTGCCGGACATTGAAGCTTATGCCGAAGCGCACTCCTTGCCGGAATCGGAGGTGTGTCGGCGACTTCGTGAGGAAACGTATCGAAACATGGACTGCCCCCAGATGGTGGTCGGTCCATTGGAAGGCGCATTTTTAAAGGTCATGGCGTTGAGTGTGGGAGCCAGGCGGGTGTTGGAAATCGGTACCTTTACGGGCTACAGCGCCCTCTGTATGGCGGAATGTCTTCCGGATGATGGGATGGTGATTACCTGCGACATCGACCCTGATTCCACGGCTATGGCCAAACGGTATTGGGCTCAGAGCGCTCATGGGACGAAGATTCACCTTCGCCTCGGCCCCGCCCTGGAAACGATGGCGACAGTGACTGGAACGTTTGACCTGATCTTCATCGATGCCGACAAGGCCAACTATGTGAATTATTTTCGTCAGGCATTGGAGTTGATATCGGATCATGGCGTCATTCTCATTGATAATGTTCTGTGGAATGGAGATGTGCTGACACATCCTGCTCCGGATACCAATACGGCGGCCATTCAGGAACTCAATCGAGTGGTGCATGCCGAGCCGCGGGTCTCAGCAGTTCTGTTGACCATTCGCGATGGGATATTCCTGATTAAGCCGCAATCCTTTTTAAGAGGAAACCGTCAGACGCAACAGCAAGTTCAACAATAA
- a CDS encoding transglycosylase SLT domain-containing protein, which produces MALRFTRPTAKQPQRSKRHKRRTTLSTLWGFVGQGWRVLRAIMRAVLASHPIVRVVVIPTLLFLLWLGLNWAFHTFHKPTEIFFPLDQSLNKSPVQTWKEYESLFREHATAVITPEFLAALAQVEGGGNPVARTYWRWQLTWNPLELFKPASSAVGMYQITDGTFSEAKRYCIHDHEVVEAGPWHDWESCWFNSLYTRILPSHAIELTAALLDRQVTQTLGPKRIGKVSLQRKQDLAAVIHLCGAGAGRAYAARGLKLTRHQRCGDHDVSDYLARINELKFEFAKPAAGDKTIRQGR; this is translated from the coding sequence ATGGCGTTGAGATTCACTCGACCGACTGCCAAACAACCTCAACGATCCAAGAGACACAAACGTCGAACGACGCTCAGTACGCTCTGGGGTTTTGTGGGCCAGGGTTGGCGTGTGCTCCGTGCGATCATGAGGGCGGTGCTGGCCTCCCACCCGATCGTTCGGGTCGTCGTAATTCCTACCCTCCTTTTTCTGCTATGGCTTGGCCTCAACTGGGCTTTTCATACGTTCCATAAACCCACCGAGATCTTCTTTCCCTTAGACCAATCACTCAATAAGAGCCCGGTCCAGACCTGGAAAGAATACGAATCACTTTTCCGCGAGCATGCGACCGCCGTCATCACTCCGGAGTTTCTCGCCGCGCTGGCACAAGTCGAAGGCGGAGGGAATCCTGTGGCACGGACCTACTGGCGATGGCAACTGACGTGGAATCCCTTGGAGCTGTTCAAACCAGCCTCGAGCGCGGTTGGCATGTACCAGATTACCGACGGGACCTTCAGCGAGGCGAAGCGCTATTGCATTCACGACCACGAGGTAGTCGAGGCCGGCCCGTGGCACGATTGGGAATCGTGCTGGTTCAACAGCCTTTATACCCGCATCCTCCCGAGCCATGCCATCGAGTTGACTGCCGCCTTGCTCGATCGCCAAGTCACCCAGACGCTAGGACCGAAGCGGATCGGAAAGGTCTCACTCCAGCGGAAGCAGGATCTGGCCGCCGTGATTCATCTCTGTGGAGCGGGAGCGGGCCGCGCCTATGCCGCACGCGGACTCAAGTTGACCCGTCATCAACGGTGCGGCGATCACGATGTCAGCGATTATCTGGCACGCATCAATGAGTTGAAGTTCGAGTTTGCCAAACCGGCGGCAGGGGACAAAACAATCCGACAGGGGCGTTAG
- a CDS encoding CocE/NonD family hydrolase, with product MIHQSATTPWARNDGKHSTRWPPDSSPLSMYFQQEGGLSMNAPPATNNPDRYQVDLTTGTGKHSRWNTLVGISLNNPYPNRKEQDQVLLVYTSEPLSEAVEVTGHPIATVYLSATTQDTNLFVYLEDVTPEGDVYYVTEGELRAIHRQWQPNDTIFTSTGPLPVHTFRRADVAPLIPGEVAPLLVELLPTSYQFKKGHRIRIALAGADKDHFQNLDGPAPTWEIWHTPNRPSHIQLPVVR from the coding sequence ATGATCCACCAATCCGCTACTACACCATGGGCGAGGAACGATGGAAAACATTCTACTCGCTGGCCGCCTGACTCCTCTCCACTTTCGATGTATTTCCAACAAGAAGGTGGGCTCTCGATGAATGCTCCACCAGCAACGAACAATCCGGATCGATACCAGGTGGATCTCACCACGGGAACCGGCAAGCATTCCCGGTGGAACACTCTGGTGGGTATTTCTCTGAACAATCCCTACCCCAACCGGAAAGAACAAGACCAAGTTTTGTTGGTCTATACATCTGAGCCGCTATCAGAGGCGGTCGAAGTCACAGGGCATCCCATAGCCACCGTCTACCTTTCTGCTACCACTCAGGACACGAACCTCTTTGTCTACCTGGAAGATGTCACACCGGAAGGAGACGTATATTACGTCACCGAAGGCGAATTGCGCGCCATCCATCGGCAATGGCAACCAAACGACACCATCTTCACCTCCACCGGTCCTCTTCCCGTTCACACGTTTCGTCGGGCTGATGTCGCCCCACTCATTCCGGGGGAAGTAGCGCCACTGTTGGTTGAATTGCTTCCCACCTCCTATCAATTCAAAAAAGGGCATCGCATCCGGATCGCCCTGGCCGGAGCCGACAAGGATCATTTCCAAAACCTGGATGGCCCGGCACCCACATGGGAAATCTGGCACACACCCAATAGGCCATCTCATATTCAACTGCCTGTAGTTCGTTGA
- a CDS encoding CocE/NonD family hydrolase, whose translation MFRQTNLRFQSASYFSRFFRLWTFILFWLALPFFTGCAPNSIEHSDPAAASPSSSGISVVEPDGKFHRTSQYLTMRDGVKIAVDVYLPADLKPGHTIPTLLHQTRYWRAIEYRWLVSVFKEDGPRGLIGSYAKRFLQQGYAWVDVDVRGSGASFGTRPIAYSPEEIKDGAEIVDWIIAQPWSNGNVGAIGISYSGGTAEMLLVNQHPAVKAIAPMFSGFDLYSEIIFPGGIHLNWFTETWSAITHRLDRNRLPHGGVTANFFIRGVRPVDGDTSLDLLSLALQDHETNWSPYREAAGIVFRDDPPPSRQAANIDALSTQTYAGDIAKSGAAIYNYSGWFDGGYQLAAIKRYLHHQQPSHRLILGPWDHGGKRRISPYALGPAQFDHAAELLKFFDVHLKGVTTENANDPPIRYYTMGEERWKTFYSLAA comes from the coding sequence ATGTTCAGACAAACCAATCTCCGTTTTCAATCTGCCAGCTATTTCTCCCGATTTTTCCGCTTATGGACCTTCATCCTGTTTTGGCTGGCACTCCCTTTCTTCACAGGTTGTGCGCCAAATTCAATTGAGCATTCTGACCCGGCGGCAGCCAGTCCATCTTCTTCAGGTATCAGCGTTGTAGAGCCTGACGGGAAATTTCACCGTACTTCGCAGTATCTCACGATGCGGGACGGGGTCAAGATTGCGGTGGATGTCTATCTCCCCGCCGACCTTAAGCCAGGCCACACCATTCCCACCCTCTTACACCAAACCCGGTATTGGCGGGCGATCGAATATCGATGGCTGGTCTCCGTCTTCAAAGAGGACGGTCCACGCGGGCTAATCGGGTCCTATGCCAAACGATTCCTTCAACAGGGCTATGCGTGGGTCGATGTAGATGTGCGTGGTTCGGGGGCGTCATTTGGGACACGCCCGATTGCCTATTCCCCTGAGGAAATCAAAGACGGCGCAGAAATTGTGGACTGGATTATCGCCCAACCCTGGTCGAACGGAAACGTCGGGGCCATAGGAATTTCATACAGCGGCGGGACCGCTGAAATGTTACTCGTCAATCAGCATCCGGCCGTTAAAGCGATTGCCCCGATGTTTTCAGGCTTCGATCTCTATTCCGAAATTATCTTTCCAGGTGGCATCCATCTCAACTGGTTTACCGAAACCTGGAGTGCGATTACTCATCGTCTTGACCGCAACCGATTACCCCACGGTGGTGTTACCGCGAATTTCTTTATTCGTGGAGTACGGCCGGTGGATGGCGATACGAGCCTTGACCTCTTATCACTCGCCCTGCAGGACCACGAGACCAATTGGAGTCCGTACCGGGAAGCCGCGGGCATTGTTTTTCGGGATGACCCTCCACCATCAAGACAGGCTGCCAACATTGACGCGCTCAGCACGCAAACCTATGCCGGCGACATTGCCAAATCAGGCGCAGCCATCTACAACTACAGCGGATGGTTCGACGGGGGATATCAACTGGCCGCCATCAAACGGTATCTCCACCACCAACAGCCGTCACATCGGCTCATCCTCGGGCCATGGGACCACGGAGGGAAACGCCGGATCAGCCCCTACGCGCTTGGACCCGCGCAGTTTGACCATGCGGCAGAACTGCTCAAATTTTTCGATGTCCATCTGAAGGGCGTGACCACGGAAAACGCGAATGATCCACCAATCCGCTACTACACCATGGGCGAGGAACGATGGAAAACATTCTACTCGCTGGCCGCCTGA